The segment ACCAGATTGTGCGGTTAAATCGGGACATGCCCATTGTTCAGTGAAgcccataaggaagttaggaCATTGTGACTGGGGACAGTTTTATTAGGATCCCATCAGGGAGTTGTCAAATGTGACCACAAACATTCCCATTGTccctaaccagattaaaatgtaattgggaaatatttaacaaaacaaattttaaaatacaatagaacatagacaaGGTTAATAAGTTGTTTCCCAAGTTTTATGTATAGTGatccttgtttctatttgaatttgataatATTCCTCTTGTCCAACCTTCATCTGAAGCATAGAACCTCTCTGACATTCTTTGTGAGTGAACTTCCAGCCTTCATTCGAATACCAAATGTTTCTTCCTCATGCTGATCCCTAATGTATGTCCCtatggcttttaattcattcattctagtTCTAGTTCTACTTCTTGAAAACTGCACAGAAAATGTCCAATTTCACTTCCACAGGAAACATTCAATcggttaacatttattaagtgtctactatatgccaggccaatcaatcagcaaacatttattaagcactcattatGTTAGAGGtactgagtatacaaagacaaaagtgaaacaaatagTCCcagatctcaaggagtttatcttCTGTTGGGGAAGCTAATGTGTATTTTGTTGTTAATCAATCGTTTCAGTCAAtgaaccccatttggggctttcttggcaaagatgctagagtagtttgctatttctttctctagctcattttacagatgaggaaactgaggcaaatagtggtaAGTGTTGCAcagttacacagctggtaagtgtttgaggctagatttgaatgcaggacttcctggttccaagcccagcattctattcattgtaccacctagctaaccCTCAATTCAATTACACAAACAtagattaagcacctactatgtgcttaattaagtaagcacctacaatgtgcatCACATTGTTGTCTCATATTGAAGTCAACAATCTATTAAAATCTCAAGTCTTTTTCACATGCATTATTATCATCTATATCTTTCTCATCCTGTATTTATTTGTACAGTTCATCTTTTTtcagttgtaaagtgcttagtctttatatttatccctattaactTTAATCTTGTTAGGGATTATTGTTCCCGCTTTTGTTGAGGTCTTTTAGGATCTGATTTTGTCATCTAATATATTCTTGATCCTCCTTACTTTAATATCATccacagatataataataataggctacatttatctagcacttaaTATGTGGCAAGTGCTTTAGAAttggtatctcatttgatcctcacaacaaccctgggagagggatgttattactgtccccatttgcCATAATAATAACTGAGAAAATGACAGTtgaaaaacagaggcaaacaaacaggatgaagtgacttgcccagagtcacacagttagtaagtgtctgaggccagctgtgaactcaggttttcctgactccaagccttgaattctatccattgtgctacctagcctTAGTTTATTGATTCTCCTCTCTGGAGTCTTGACCTTAGACTTCCAAGTTTGACCATTTATTCCTGCTTAACCTTTGTGTTGGCTCCCTGTTGAGTCTGGACTTGCTCCCAGATCAAAGGACTGTCACTCAAATGTCCTTCATGATAATCCTCCTCCCTAGCTTCACCTATTCAGAAATTGTGCCaaagtatttatatttatagGGTAGTCCAAAAGTATGGGAGCAGCCAGATGGCACCATACTGCATAATGCGtagagccaggaagatctcagcctcagacacttactgtgtgtccctgggcaagcatttaactctgcctcagtttctcatctgtaaaatgagctgaagaagaaaatggcaaatgactccaacatttctatcaagaaaaccccagatggagtcatgaagagtcagacaagtaTTATTGCAACTTTACgtgcaatatatatgtatatacatacggcATCATTTCGTATaccacatatatgtttgtatatatagggaatatgtgcatgtacatattacataaacatacatatatacaaatgcacaTGTATGTAAAATATGCAATTTGTTTTCATGCAATGCTGTTCTATCACCACTTCTATATGATCTGTTCATTCTCAGTAAGATGTACCCTTCCGTGAGAGGCAACAGCCCTGACCTCATAGTCAGCAAGACCTAGGCTCgaatcctgcctttgatataCACAATTGGTGTGAActtagaaaatcacttaactccttgATGTACCAGGAAATTCTTAAGTCTGCAAGTTGAGGACAGTTGCTGATCTGCTGTAGGAGAGAAAGTATTTCCTTGTATCAATGATAGTACAGATCCAGAcctatttccccagaaaaaaaaatacccttcTAGAGTCATATGCCTGAGCTCCATCCACTCATCTCAGCAAAACCTAAAGATGTCATGTACCACCCAAGTCTATTTGCACTAATGTTTGATCTTTCTTTAGTACCTCTGCTGGCAGCAACATTGTACAAGTATCCTTTATATACCAAGAGGTTCCCCGACAGAGTTTGCCTGAAAACAGTAAAAAATATCACTAGCAACTtggtatatttaaaaacaaacaaacaaacaaacaaaactctaaACTTGGACTaggtacaggggtggggaacctgtaacctcaagaccacatgtgaccctctaggtcctcaagtgcgaccctttgactgaattcccttaacaaaaggatttgttctgtaaaatttggactcagtcaaaaggtttcACCCAAGGAACCagaaggccacttgtggccttgaggccacaggttccctacccctgaactGGGAGAACTGTTTCTGGAATTCTGACCCTAAGAGGGTAATTTGGGtcagtcttttaattttttcagaagcctcactttcctcctttgtaaagtggggagaaaaaaatgacctatTTTCTACACTGTTGTGAAGAAACAACTTTGTGAACTCTAaagattttagaaagaaattggTCTTCTGTAACTTTCTTTTGTAACAGACAGATGTCTAGGATTCTCACAATGGTTGTCTCTCCTGAGTCTTTAGGATAAAATGGGTGGCTTTACAATTCTTTGATCTGGCTAATAATTCTCCAGTAAATAGAAATGTGAAGAGAAAAGCAGTGAGTTTGGCAGGGTCTCAATCATTACATTCAATGAAATGTTCTAAATGATGATAGCTAGTCATATGTCACTGGAATGAAGACTTAATGGGTTTATAGCTGAGGAAGACAGCCATCACTAAACAGTgtatgtaagatccttgagggcagggaccggctcacttttgtacttctttcccCAGTACAAagttcctggaacataataaCAGGCAATTAACAAATTCATGACTGATTGACTTTGGCTTGTcagccatgcctggaatgttctcactCCTCCACTCCAACTACTGGCCCAGGATgctgtggatgaccttggctgaccaagctctaagcatacACAGTAAATGCTTCATCAATGCTGCTGACCAAAACTGATGATGCCTTTTTCATCGGCTGGTTTTCATGTTGAGGACAATGAACTTGTCCTAGGCTACTGTTCAGTCTGAACAAACTCATTCTTCATTGGAGCAGTCTCTTTTGCCTGCTGCACGTTTTGCTGACCCGACTCTCCTCTGACCCattcataaaaatattattaaaaatcagTCTTTCCTTTCTGTAGTAGGAACTCAGTTCATTTCTAAcagatttctgggaaaactgtCCAATGCAATTCATTCAGCACTTTATCTTTATAAGGATGCTAGTGCTTCATCTAGTGGAGAAAAGGGTAATTTCAGACTTCCTAACTAGCAAAAAGCTTTTCTAGATAGCTGACAGTGTAGGGGGAATCCAAGAACAGGAGAAGGCTAAAACTAGAGGATGCTTTGGAGATCACCTACCTCatccccttgttttatagataagggcaCTGAGAATGGACTGCTTTAGCTCATCTGCTTTCAAACTGTTTCTAAGAGCTTATTATATAGCACACCACCCTCAAACAGTGATTGCTTTGGTGCTGTTAGAACTAAAGGTGCTGCCTTTTTGTTAAATAGACCACTAAGCTGCAGAATTTGATCAGGTAGCATGGGGGGAAATAAAGGCATGGGGTTGAGGGGGTCATGATAACTGCATTAGAATGTCAGGTAGAAGAAGGATTACATTTAGGACCACAAatttagaggaaactgaggctctgagggtgaataacttgtctaaggttacacaggcagaaaatggaagaattggtatttgaactcaggttttctgattccaaattcaggattctttccattgtatcagaCTGCCTGTTTTAGTTGGCCCCAGGAGGCAGAGTTAGGAGCAATAAATGTTTTTGTCATTGCTgggtcgtttcagttgtgtccgactctttgtgaccccatttgggattttcttggcaaaggtactagagtggtttaccatttccttctacagctcattttacagatcaggaaactgaggcaaacaggattaagtgacctgtccagggtcacacagctaataaatgtctgaggttggatttgaactcaggaaaatgagtctttctgatttcaggtctaccactctatccactgtgccacctagttgccccaggaACAATGAATAGAAGTTGCTAAAGGGTAGATTTCTACTTAAGGAAAGCTAAACAAATGGGCTACCACAGGAGGCAGGGAGTTTCCTGTCACCGGAAGTCATCAAGTGGAAAATGGATGCCCACTTACTTGCTGGTGATATTGTAGAGAGGACTTCTATTCCAGCACTCCATGGAGTCCCTTACAGTCCCTTAAAGTCATGTCAGATTCAACACTTTAGGGAGAGATTCCCCCCTAACAGGTGGCAGAACCCCGGATACTTACACTCAATTCTATGAAGCTTTCGTCAAGATGGTGGATAGGGCATCAgccctgtagtcaggaggacctcaattcaaatccagcctcaggcacttactagctgttatCCTGGGCCTCACTTAagcactgtttgtctcagtttcctcatctgtaaaataagctggagaaggaaatgacaaactactccagtatctttgctaagaaaaccccaaatgggatcacaaagaatcagacacaattgaaaaatgactgaacatcatcATCTAGACAGAATGGTTTCTTAATCCCTCCATCTTTATGGACACCTTTCAGTGTCTCTCACTTTTGCATCCAGATAGTCTAGCTTGTCTTGTGATGAAGAAATATCAGAGattctcagttttgttttcttataaaacAGTCCTCCATTTATTTATGTTGTGGCTTCCAAAGAATTTGCACAGCTATCTTTAGCTCTTCAGCTCACGTATGCCATgcacaccaacacacacacagacactcacacacagacactcacacaCATCCATAGCAGGCTAAGACAGGGAAGAGAAAGCAGGTATGAGATAATTCAGATTTGGGGAGGTAGGATACAGAGATAacacaattagtaagtgcttactgtttTCCAGGAACATTGTAGAGTCAGCAAACCAGAACTAAGGAGCAGGGCTATCTTTTCTCTGTTACATTTTATATTCCTTACTGGGTATTGGGGACCACAGGACCACAGAGGCCAGGTGACTCCTGCAGCTAATAATGGATCATTTTGTTATTAACTCCAACTCTACAAAACATAATGTTGGAGACGTGTAAGGCGGGGAAGGCAGCCGAGATGCTTGAATCTTATGAATAAATACACAAACACTTTCACCTGCCTACAAATTTTGGATGAATTGTGAGCATCCAACTTCATGGAAACCAAGAAAGGCAGGAAAATCTTCCACTTCCTACACCTTCCCTCTGCCCAGGCATGGAAGGATAAGGGTCCCAAAATGCGGTGACATCATCGGGGAAACATGGGTGGATAAATTGTTTCACTGGCAGTGCAACGAAGCATGTTTTAATTTTATGCCCCGAGAAGCTTTCAGAATGTTCTGATGACAGAGAGATAATCAGCCAtatcctgccctcccctcccactGCCCAGGGAGTAGCCTGGTATTTTAGttaggagggaggcagaaaacgTAAAGATAGGCAACAAGAAAGAGGCAGaatatactggtaaatgttttaatGACCCACTTTCTTGGGAGAAAAATGTACTCAGGATCCACTCTTAAATTTAATCagcatttctaatattttctccctcactttcttaaggctgaacagtcaacaaaacaataaatcaccAGCTGCTCATTTCTGAAGTGTAAACACACAAGGAAAATCTGACAATTGGCTCTGTAAGCCAGTTCTAGAACTGGCCATTGACCAGTGCTTCCTATTCTGTCTGCTGTTTCCTGGAATTGGTCAGTGACCTGGTACTGACAACAGAGGGAAACTTGGTGAGGCTGAAAAGGGCCACTCTCCATctctgaattttctattgagtcgACGAGGGAAAACTCTCCTGCCCAAAGTGCGTAGAGAGAGGACAGAATTTGTACTTCATTACCCATATTGCTTGCTGCAATATTTAAAGGCATTGTTGTCTCTCTTTGTGTTTGTCTTATATTCCCAGTAAAATAGATGGAACCAGAATCATGGAATGTTAGACTTGGAAGAGAACTTCCTTAATTTGTTTTACTGTTTAATGTTTTATTAGTCTACCAGTGATCCAGGGAACCCCTGATTTACTGGACTGGAGGAACAACCCAATCATTAGAGACAATATGGATTTCTCAGTtaccttttgttttcttcattgaagTAATTTCCCAATATACACTGCCCATACCATCCCTTCCCCACCTTGACCTCTGCCTggtaacaacagcaacaaaacaattaagcaaaactgaCCAACATGTTGACCATCTGACAACACACGCGATGTTTTGCTCCTATAATCCTTCTACttctctgctaaaaaaaaaaaaaaaagtattgcatcatctcttctctgggaccaACATGGGTCACTGCAATTGAACAACTGGCCAACACTGCAATTGTCAATTCAGCtctctttttgcatttttatgtacattatttcaGTCCCTGGgcaaattgttctcctgggtctgctctcttcagtctgcatcagttcctaGGAGCCTTTGGATGTTTCTCTGTTCATTACAGTGATCATTTCTTGCAGCCCAATGATACTCTACTACATCCTTCCACCATAGTTTGTTTTGTCATTCCTCATTGGACAGGCACACATTTTGGTTCCATTATTTTTGCTAGTGTAAAAATTGCTGAAGAACTGGAGGGAAAATGGGTGCCTACTGCCTGCGGACTGGATGAACAACTATGATATAGGAACACAACAGAATGTTATTGTGCTGTGAGGAAGTatgaacatgaagaattcagaaaaattgggtaaaattttatgaactgatgtacAGCAAAATaattagaaccaggagaacaattttctcattgaccccaaagatataaaagaaaaaaacattggaaAAACTCCAGAATTACGATCAAGGAAATGACCAATCGCGACTTCAAAGGATTTAATGGCAAAGTATGGTCCCCACCTTTTAGAATAGTGGTATGCAGTAGGTATGGAATGAGATATACGTTTTCAGAGATGGCCAATATATTGATTTGATTTGCTTGACTGTTCTTATTTGATGCAAGGGAGAGTTCttttggaggagagaggaagggaacatTTGTTCTGATAGTAATAGCAATACATATTAAAATACaacatttaagaagaaaaaaaaggtgttgctacaaatatttcaaTGTATAAGGAATCATTCTTTCTGTCCTTTGGGGACAGAAAGGTTCCTCCAAGGGACCTTGGGGTCTAGCAGcacaaacccctcattttacacatgagaaaactaaggtacaCTGACttcctaagatcacatagctagccaATGACAGGACCCAGGTGTCTTGGACATTCCATCAGTGTTTTTTGTCTAGGCAGAAGCATTGCTTTCATTTGGTAGGTATGCTTCCATAGCGTGCTATACATAGTATACCAACAAACTAACCATATTTCACTTCTGGGTTGATTATTTACCTTTTAGGGAAACAAATTTTCATTCCTCAAGAAAGGGAGGATCctatcctcctctcttcctcccataCAAAGACATGTAatttaaatcaacaaacatttaaggatCTACTAAATCTCAATTATTGTATTAATTGATGGGAATAACAACgacaaaagtgaaacaacttCCCCTCAAACAGCTTATGTTCTAGAGAGGAACAGCCTAACCAGTACCATAAGCACTGGAAAATATGGTTGGTTGTCATCTGTGACATTCGTCTTATTTAGCCTCTGGTCATTGTTTTTGTGCCCTGTGTTTGTATGTCATGTCTATGGGTCTCTTTTTTCTATATCCTTTGTATATGTGTCTCTGTCATAGAATTATAAACCTGCAAGAGATTAAGGTCCATTTCCCTGACTGAGAGATTGATGTCCTGTGAAAAATCCctgacaagtggttatccagtCTTTGAGCACTTCCCTGACTGGGAAGACTATCAAAACAGGGTTGGTCAATGAAGGCACATGTTAGAAGCATGTGCAGGGGATTCATTCATCTATTTGGCAAATTTGCTTCTAGATAAGTGTGACTAAGTAGAATAGAGGGGCCTGACTCTTCACTTCCAGAAGGATTGCCtgattattaagcacttactacgtgccagacactataATAAGccatagggatacaaagaaaagtaaaaaagagtttctgccctccaggagctcacaagtctaatggggaaaattacatgtaaataactaggtacatgcAGAACAGATGGAAGAAGATTGTGGTATTCAAAAATTTGCTTACTTTGTTGAACTTAAGAATATGTTGTTCCTTTTGCTTTAAATTAGTGCTAATTAAGGGATTTATTGATTCATAATCTGATTTCTGGTATGGACATGGAGGAAGCCCCAAAATAACGCAAGCTGCCAGGAACAAGACGAGAGTTGAAAGATATTTTCTACTCCAAGCTGAACAGGAGGCAGGCCTGTAGCACTGGTTAGTGAATAGGaagcaaagaattttaaaatacagattttATTTACATGCTTTTGTTTGGCGGCTGGCTACGGATTTAGATCTGACTCACAAAAATGCCAGAATAGCCCTGAGTTGCGTATGGACTGCCTCACAAAAGAGCTCTTACCAATTCTCTTTCAGGAAAAGGTTAACATAGCAGCTAAAATTCAGCAGAGAACCagaagatgacagaaaagaggaaaagacagcCAAGAAGATGACACCAGCAACCTATAACTCaacagagaaaatggaagcaacaAGTGACAGCTAtaaaggaagagaagtcttcaGCTGTAATATAACTTTAGGAACATGAGTTGCCCTTCCTCTAATAGTTCCCTCTTTCATATATGTCCTTTGACTATGAAGGTAGCCCACTATTGGCCTGGGAATCTTGGCTGGGGGGGAGTGTCTGCATGTGTATAAATGAATTTTCCTTATTATTTGTCATGCTATTCTGTTCCAACTAAATGTTTCTTTAATTGAATAATTGAATTAATGTATAGTAATCCATCTAGTAAAAGAGAAACATTGGTGGAAAGTGTGGTTTTTAATTGTCATTATTTGctcttgtttgtccttctttcttgaagaaagtGATGTCACAACTtgcgagtgaattggatttaagtcatGGAGGGctatgtaaagtcaccagcctcactctctcctccagaggcatctgggtccagtggcaaataTAGctcaggaccactggagatggtTCCAAATAGTTTTTAATAGATACTAAGGATAACTTGAACCCAGGTGTAACTTTTAGGGACCAATATGTGAGCTATATATGAGGGCTTATCTGGGATCTCTCTTTTGGGGAGAGAATGTTCTACCATTGAAGATCTTTGAAAGATGTAACTATCCCTTAGGCTACAACCAACATGATAATTTGTTTAGCAATCTTCTTTGACTGTCAATATCAAGCCAGTCATGAAGCAAGTAGAGAAAACTCACCAATAATATTCACCAGTGTCTTGAAGAATGTTCAGAGTTCAAATAAGAACAGGGATTTTCTATAGAAAAACTCTGGACGTTTCTGTTTATGGGTGACAATGGGTAGATTTCTTCAAATCCCAGGATACTACAAGGCATTCTAAAAACTGCTGGTAATCTACACAGGAAAAAAACCAAAGGGATGAAATATGTCTATTGCTCAGACACCATAATACAcattagctctttttttttaagcctgtTCCCTTATTTCCTTTGAGTCTAAAATTTCCCTAGTCTCTCTAATGAGAAGGCCCTATCTCACCTTTAAAGTTCCCTCCaacacagaaaaactgagtataatacttcaggggaaaaaatggtcttccaaagaaatagaggactttcaagcattcttgatgaaaagaccagagctgaaaagaaaatttgtctttcaaacacaagaatcaagagaagcatgaaaaggtaaacaggaaacagaaatcataagggacttactaaagctgaactgtttacattgctacatggaaagacaatacttgtaactcttgaaacttttttcagtgtctgggtagttggtgggattatacacacacacacaccaacacacacatatagagagagacagagaacacaaggtgagttgaataggaagggatcatagctaaaaaagataaaattaaggggtgagagaggcatatattgggaggagaaagggagaaatggaatggggcaaattatctctcataaaagaggcaagaaaaagccttttcaatggagggggaaagagaggaggtgagacggaaaaagtgaagcttactctcatcacatttgactcaaggaaggaataaaatgcacactcattttagtatgaaaacctatcttacaatacagcaaagtgggggagaaggggataagcagggtgggggggatgatggaagggaggtcaattggaggagggagcaattagaagtcaacacttggggaggaacaaggtcaaaagagaatagaagaaatggaggggcaggataggatggagggaaatacagttagtcttacacaacatgactatcatggaagtcatttgcaaaactacacatatatagcctatattgaattgcttgccttcctaatggggatggaaggggagggaggaaggaagagaagctggaactcaaagttttaggaacaactgttgagtattgttcttgcatacaactgggaaataagaaatacaggtaatgaggtatagaaattttatattgccctacaggacaaaagagaagatggggataagggaagggagggatgttagaagggagggcagattggttgtaggggtaattagaatgctcagcgttttggggtgaggggaggggagagatggggagaaaatttggaactcaaaatttgtggaaatgaatgttgaaaacttaaaataaattaattaattttaaaaaaagttccctCCACATGTTCATTAACTTTTAAATTGCTAGTCTCTTAAGGAAACATTTGAGATGGCCAAAGGGCTAAACTGTAACTCTGGGTTTCCCAGCTCTAACACAAAGGGCAGTCTTTTCAGGACTCCAAGTGGATGGTTTTCCTGCCCGTACACCCACCACCTTTATGGTCCCGGTACGGCCCGAGTGTCTCGAAGTTGCGAGCCCACACATGTCGGCAGCAGTCAAGTATATGCCCCACCTCATTCCAGCCCTGAGGTCTGGGTGTTAAGGGGTCTGGGAGCTTGTGACAGGGGGTGTAACCACTGGAACACAGCCACAGCAAATCGCAGCTCGACCTCGGGGGCGGCGGGGTGCGAGCCAACGACGTGAGCAAACGCTCTTCTTCATTCATCCAATCAGAACTGGCCGCAGGGCGGAGCTGAGTTCTACCTGCGTGCAGGTGAGGAGgtctccctcctctctgccttccCGAAAGCCGGTAGTTCGAGATATGGTTGGGAACCAGGCAGCCCTAGGGGAGGAAATGGCTGGGTCCCAATTCCCAATGGAACCGATTCAGAATCAGGCCCAGGAGCCGGAGAAGCTGGGCGTCCCGGAGCAGCAAGTCGCCGGGGAACAGCAGTCGCCTCCAGAGCAGCCGGAGCCCTCGGAGAAGCCTGTTGGGAATCCCCAGGGGCCCAAGGAGCCGGCGGCTGCGGCAAGCCCGTCTCGGACCCGGGATCCCCCGGGCGAGAAAACTGTCTCCCTTCGCCCCTCCCTCCTCCGGGTGCCACAGCCGAGCTTGGGTTACGGCTCTTTCCGCTGCCGGGCATCTGCCAGCTCTGAGCAGCTCCAGGGCCGCGGGGATCGGGAGGGCACCCTGGCTCTGGTCCCCGTCCCGGCCGCGGCAGAAGCGCAGCCTCGGGAGGGAGAAACGTCCACCCCCGGCCCCGTGAAGGAGACGGGCGAGGCGGGGTCGGGGGCCTGGGCGCCGGTGGAGCTGCAGGTGGATGTGCGAGTGAAGCCCGTAGGTGCGGCGGTTTCGGGACTCACTCCCTCTCCCGTGCCCACCACCCGCTTCTTCTCGGTGCCCGTGCCGGACTCCCCCGCCTTCTCGCGCCACTCCTCCTTCTCCCGCACTGGGGTGCCCCGAACTCCTTCCCCTGGGAGCACATGGGGGGGAAGTCCGCACCCCCTTGCCGGCTGGGCCGATCGGTACCGG is part of the Notamacropus eugenii isolate mMacEug1 chromosome 3, mMacEug1.pri_v2, whole genome shotgun sequence genome and harbors:
- the KLRG2 gene encoding killer cell lectin-like receptor subfamily G member 2, whose amino-acid sequence is MVGNQAALGEEMAGSQFPMEPIQNQAQEPEKLGVPEQQVAGEQQSPPEQPEPSEKPVGNPQGPKEPAAAASPSRTRDPPGEKTVSLRPSLLRVPQPSLGYGSFRCRASASSEQLQGRGDREGTLALVPVPAAAEAQPREGETSTPGPVKETGEAGSGAWAPVELQVDVRVKPVGAAVSGLTPSPVPTTRFFSVPVPDSPAFSRHSSFSRTGVPRTPSPGSTWGGSPHPLAGWADRYREQEGRASPGPVRFGESPSGLPRCRCRELGLEDKEWEKLLPGCVADGDKLHQAISLIGLPAYMKSLRWALAVLAVLLAVAVVAIVALASRVGAKCRPCPEGWIWSEEHCYYHSLEVQSWEDSKAFCSAHQASLPVLTHTQDFLSRYQTHRLYWVGLHRGSEGWHWINGAPLSPQLLLDEDEDSLQNRNCGGLEEGKLKALECDSSRPWICIKGAK